The DNA window TAGAGAACAGGATCCTCAAGGAAAAGAGGATGGACAGGCTGATAGTGCTTGCTATAATAGTGGTAATAGCCGTGCTGGTCGCGTACCTTTACATTCTTGGGATAATCTGACCCTGATATTCATGCTCAAGCAAGTGAATCGATGGAACTAATGGATTACGAGAAAGCTCGTGCCTTGCTTTCTAGATACGGCATAAAATCCGCGCAAGCCAAGTACGTGAATTCAGCCGAAGACGCGATCGCATTTTCAGGCGGGGAGCCGATAGTGCTCAAGGCGATATCCCAGAAGGCATTGCACAAGACTAAGAACAAGCTTGTGGCCCTGGACCTCTGTTCAAAAGCGGAGATAACAAATGGCTACAATGTATTGGTGGGCAGGGCAAGCGGGTTCAAGCCATACAGGATTCTCGCCCAGAAAATGGTGGGCAATGGAATCGAGATGATAATAGGGGGCAAAATGGACGAGCAGTTCGGAAAGATGTTGCTTGTGGGCCTTGGCGGCATATACGTGGAAGTTTTCAAGGATTTCTCATTGAGGCTGTGCCCTATAACAAAGAGGGACGCGCAATCGATGCTTGAGCAGCTGAAGTCCATGCCTGTCCTGGCGCCGAACCCGCAGAAGGCCGGAATGCTTGTCGAGCTGCTGATGAAAGTGTCGAGGATGTTCGAAAGCAGCGAAATAAAGGAGCTCGACCTCAACCCAATAATACTGCATGACGATACTTATGATGTCGTAGACATACGCATAATCAGATGAATGCAAATTGATGCCATGAAAAAGGGAAACAGGAAAATAAAATACGCCAATCTCGAAAGCATAATGCACCCAAAATCAGTCGCAATAATAGGGGCATCCGAGAATCCTAGCAAGGTAGGGCACATAATACTTCAAAACTACATAGATTCAGGCTATTCCGGAAGGATATACCCGATAAACATAAACGCTACCGGAAAAATAATGGGCATGAAGGCCTACAAGAGCGTGTTGGAAGTTGGTTCTGGGATAGACCTTGCTGTGATAGCAGTTCCTGCGCAGGCCGTCCCTAAGGTACTGGAGGAATGCGGCAGGGCGCACGTAAAAGGCGCCGTTGTCGTAAGCGGCGGGTTCGCGGAAGTAGGGGAAACGAAGCTCCAAGACGAGCTCGTGCGCATAGCCAACAAATATTCGTTGCCTGTAATCGGGCCCAACTGCCTGGGTGTCATGGATCCTAGGTCAAGGATAGATACCCTATTCCTTCCTACGTTCAAGCTGGACAGGCCCAAGATAGGCGGTGTCAGCTTCGCGGCGCAGAGCGGCGCAGTAGGGAGCTCGGTGCTCGATCTCATAAGCAACGAGGGGTTCGGGCTCGCCAGATTCTTTTCCTACGGGAATGCTGCGGTGGTTGATGAGACTGACATACTAAACTACCTTATGTACGACAAGGAAACAAAGGTTGCTGTGCTGTATCTCGAAGGTGTAAAGCGAGGCAGGGAATTCGTCGAAACCGCAAAGAAAATAACCGCGAAAAAGCCAGTGGTTGTCATAAAGGGAGGGGTAACGGATGAAGGCGCGCAGGCCGCGCATTCCCATACTGCTGCGCTTGCAGGCAGCCACGAAGCATACGAGGCGATATTCAGGCAGTTCGGATTTACTATAGCAACGGACATAAAGGACCTGTTGAATTTCGCAAAGATATTCGACACGCAGCCGCTAGTAACCGGAAACAGGGTGGCGATAATAACGAACGGCGGGGGCATAGGCGTGCTTGCCACAGACGCGCTCTACCAGAACGGCCTGGTTTCGGCAAGCCTCTCAAGCGAATCCAAGAAACTCCTGAGAAAATCAATGCCCCCGATAGTCAACGT is part of the Candidatus Micrarchaeota archaeon genome and encodes:
- a CDS encoding acetate--CoA ligase family protein, with protein sequence MELMDYEKARALLSRYGIKSAQAKYVNSAEDAIAFSGGEPIVLKAISQKALHKTKNKLVALDLCSKAEITNGYNVLVGRASGFKPYRILAQKMVGNGIEMIIGGKMDEQFGKMLLVGLGGIYVEVFKDFSLRLCPITKRDAQSMLEQLKSMPVLAPNPQKAGMLVELLMKVSRMFESSEIKELDLNPIILHDDTYDVVDIRIIR
- a CDS encoding CoA-binding protein translates to MKKGNRKIKYANLESIMHPKSVAIIGASENPSKVGHIILQNYIDSGYSGRIYPININATGKIMGMKAYKSVLEVGSGIDLAVIAVPAQAVPKVLEECGRAHVKGAVVVSGGFAEVGETKLQDELVRIANKYSLPVIGPNCLGVMDPRSRIDTLFLPTFKLDRPKIGGVSFAAQSGAVGSSVLDLISNEGFGLARFFSYGNAAVVDETDILNYLMYDKETKVAVLYLEGVKRGREFVETAKKITAKKPVVVIKGGVTDEGAQAAHSHTAALAGSHEAYEAIFRQFGFTIATDIKDLLNFAKIFDTQPLVTGNRVAIITNGGGIGVLATDALYQNGLVSASLSSESKKLLRKSMPPIVNVRLPLDMAGDADDKRFNDALEAVGSDRNVDAVMVLALFQTPGADSRVAATLINYGSKMKKPMIVVSIGGKYTMAHKEMMENAGVPVYGSPGDAAKSLAALINYAKYKKGV